Proteins encoded by one window of Superficieibacter sp. HKU1:
- the tssM gene encoding type VI secretion system membrane subunit TssM has product MLVLAWIFLLVWIWWKGPSWSLYDEHWLRPLANRWLATAAWGIIALGWLTVRVMKRLQQLERQQKQQREEAQDPLSVELNAQQRYLDRWLLRLQRHLDNRRYLWQLPWYMVIGPAGSGKTALLREGYPSDIIYTPEMVRGTEQRLYIVPHVGRQAVIFDIDGALCEQPDAGVLHRRLWEHVLDWLVEKRARQPLNGIIITLDLPDLLTADKRRREHLLHTLRSRLQDVRQHLHCQLPVYVVLTRLDLLHGFAALFQSLDKKDRDTVLGVTFTRRAHENEDWRTELDAFWQAWCERMNHATPDLMLTQTHMRSSLFSFVRQMQGSRDYLVALLDGLLDGENMDVMLRGVYLTSSLQRGQMDDIFTQSAARQYRLGSSPLTAWPLVDTAPYFSRNLFPQALLAEPNLAGESRSWLIRSRRRLTVFSAVGGVAALLLITGWHHYYNANYTSGVQVLKQAEAFMSIQPPQGMDDYGNLQLPLLNPVRDATLAYGDWGDRSRLADMGLYQGRRVGPYVEQTYLQLLEQRYLPALFNGLVKEMNAAPPESEEKLAVLRVMRMLEDKSGRNNEVVKQYMAKRWSDKFHGQRDVQAQLMSHLDYALKHTDWHAERAAGDGDAISRWTPYNGPVVSAQKELSKLPVYQRVYQSLKTRALGVLPADLNLRDQVGPTFDQVFISSDDNKLVVPQFLTRYGLQNYFVKQRNELIELTALDSWVLNLTQSVKYSEADRAEIQRQLTEQYISDYTATWRAGMDNLNVRDYESIAQLTGALEQVISGDQPLQRALTALRDNTQPAVLSEKLSDKEREDAQAEPGYRLLTRLGHEFAPENSTLAVQNNKENTFQAVYQQLTELHRYLLAIQNAPVPGKSALKAVQLRLDQNSSDPIFATRQMAKTLPAPLNRWVGKLADQAWHVVMVEAVHYMEIDWRDNVVRPFNEQLANNYPFNPRSSQDASLDAFERFFKPDGVLDTFYQQNLKLFMENDLSLEDGDNAVIIREDIRTQLETAQKIRDIFFSRQNGLGTSFAVETVSLSGNKRRSVLNLDGQLVDYSQGRNYTAHLVWPNNMREGNESKLTLVGVSGGAPRSISFSGPWAQFRLFGAGQLTGVEEGTFSVRFNVDGGAMVYRIHADTEDNPFSGGLFSQFRLPDTLY; this is encoded by the coding sequence CTGCTGGTGCTGGCATGGATTTTTCTGCTGGTGTGGATCTGGTGGAAAGGTCCGTCATGGTCATTGTATGACGAGCACTGGCTCAGGCCGCTGGCGAACCGCTGGCTGGCGACGGCGGCCTGGGGGATTATTGCCCTGGGGTGGCTCACTGTCCGGGTGATGAAACGCCTGCAACAGCTTGAGAGACAACAAAAGCAGCAACGCGAGGAGGCGCAGGATCCACTCAGTGTGGAGCTGAATGCACAACAACGCTACCTCGACAGGTGGCTGCTGCGTCTGCAACGCCATCTCGACAACCGTCGTTACCTGTGGCAACTGCCGTGGTATATGGTTATTGGCCCTGCCGGGAGCGGTAAAACTGCACTGTTAAGAGAGGGATATCCGTCCGATATCATTTATACCCCGGAGATGGTGCGTGGCACAGAGCAACGCCTGTACATCGTTCCTCATGTCGGCAGACAGGCGGTTATTTTTGATATTGACGGTGCGCTCTGTGAACAACCGGATGCCGGTGTCCTGCACCGCCGTTTATGGGAGCATGTCCTGGACTGGCTGGTGGAAAAGCGTGCCCGCCAGCCGCTGAACGGGATCATTATCACTCTCGATTTACCTGATCTGCTGACCGCTGATAAACGTCGGCGTGAGCATCTGTTACACACGCTGCGCAGCCGTTTGCAGGATGTACGCCAGCACCTTCACTGCCAGTTACCGGTTTACGTGGTGCTGACACGGCTGGATTTATTGCACGGGTTTGCCGCCCTGTTTCAGTCTCTGGATAAAAAAGATCGCGATACGGTTCTGGGCGTCACCTTCACCCGCCGCGCCCATGAAAATGAAGACTGGCGCACCGAGCTGGATGCTTTCTGGCAGGCATGGTGTGAGCGAATGAACCACGCCACGCCGGATCTGATGCTCACGCAGACGCATATGCGCAGTTCCCTGTTCAGTTTTGTCCGCCAGATGCAGGGGAGCCGGGACTATCTGGTGGCGCTGCTGGATGGCCTGCTGGACGGTGAAAACATGGATGTCATGCTGCGTGGCGTCTATCTCACCTCATCACTGCAACGCGGTCAGATGGATGATATTTTCACCCAGTCTGCCGCCCGGCAGTACCGGCTGGGCAGCAGTCCGCTGACGGCCTGGCCGCTGGTGGATACCGCACCTTATTTTTCCCGCAATTTGTTTCCACAGGCGCTGCTGGCAGAACCGAATCTGGCCGGAGAAAGCCGTTCCTGGCTTATAAGGAGCCGTCGCCGTCTGACCGTCTTTTCCGCAGTGGGCGGGGTGGCGGCATTATTGTTAATCACCGGCTGGCACCATTATTACAATGCCAACTACACCTCCGGCGTCCAGGTACTGAAACAGGCTGAAGCCTTTATGTCCATACAGCCGCCGCAGGGTATGGATGACTATGGTAATCTGCAACTGCCATTACTTAACCCGGTTCGCGACGCCACCCTGGCTTATGGTGACTGGGGGGATCGCAGCCGCCTGGCCGATATGGGACTGTACCAGGGCAGGCGTGTCGGGCCGTATGTGGAACAGACCTACCTGCAACTGCTGGAGCAGCGTTATCTGCCCGCCCTGTTTAACGGTCTGGTGAAGGAAATGAATGCTGCACCACCAGAAAGCGAAGAAAAACTTGCCGTGCTGCGTGTCATGAGAATGCTGGAGGATAAAAGCGGGCGCAATAATGAGGTGGTAAAACAGTACATGGCAAAGCGCTGGAGCGATAAGTTTCACGGCCAGCGTGACGTTCAGGCGCAACTCATGTCCCATCTGGACTATGCCCTGAAGCATACCGACTGGCACGCAGAGCGTGCGGCGGGCGACGGCGACGCCATCAGCCGCTGGACGCCGTATAACGGCCCGGTAGTGTCAGCACAAAAAGAACTCAGTAAGCTGCCGGTTTACCAGCGTGTCTACCAGAGCCTGAAAACACGGGCGCTGGGCGTACTGCCTGCCGATCTGAACCTGCGCGATCAGGTTGGCCCGACATTCGATCAGGTGTTTATTTCCTCAGATGACAACAAACTGGTTGTCCCGCAGTTCCTTACCCGTTACGGACTACAGAATTACTTTGTAAAGCAACGAAATGAACTGATTGAGTTGACGGCACTGGACTCGTGGGTACTGAACCTGACGCAGAGCGTGAAATACAGCGAGGCTGACCGGGCAGAAATCCAGCGCCAGCTTACTGAACAGTATATCAGTGATTACACCGCCACCTGGCGGGCGGGAATGGACAACCTCAACGTGCGCGACTATGAGTCCATTGCGCAACTGACCGGCGCGCTGGAGCAGGTTATCAGCGGCGACCAGCCATTACAGCGGGCGCTGACGGCGCTGCGGGATAACACGCAGCCTGCTGTTCTCTCTGAAAAACTTTCTGATAAAGAACGTGAAGACGCCCAGGCGGAGCCGGGCTATCGCCTGTTGACGCGGCTTGGACATGAATTTGCGCCGGAAAACAGTACGCTGGCGGTACAGAATAACAAGGAAAACACGTTTCAGGCAGTGTATCAGCAGTTAACAGAACTGCACCGTTACCTGCTGGCGATACAGAATGCGCCGGTGCCGGGGAAATCGGCGCTGAAAGCCGTCCAGTTACGTCTTGACCAGAACAGCAGCGATCCCATTTTCGCTACCCGCCAGATGGCGAAAACCCTGCCCGCGCCGCTTAACCGCTGGGTGGGCAAGCTGGCCGACCAGGCATGGCATGTGGTGATGGTGGAAGCCGTTCACTATATGGAAATTGACTGGCGCGACAACGTGGTCAGACCGTTCAACGAGCAACTGGCAAACAACTATCCGTTCAATCCGCGCTCATCGCAGGATGCGTCGCTGGATGCGTTTGAGCGTTTCTTTAAGCCGGATGGCGTGCTGGACACTTTTTACCAGCAGAACCTGAAACTGTTTATGGAAAACGACCTGAGCCTGGAGGACGGCGATAATGCCGTGATTATTCGTGAGGATATCCGTACCCAGCTTGAGACGGCACAAAAAATCCGCGACATCTTCTTCAGCCGACAGAACGGGTTGGGCACTTCATTTGCGGTGGAGACCGTTTCGCTTTCCGGTAACAAGCGCCGCAGCGTGCTGAACCTCGACGGTCAGTTAGTCGATTACAGTCAGGGGCGTAACTACACCGCCCATCTGGTCTGGCCGAACAACATGCGCGAGGGTAATGAAAGCAAGCTGACGCTGGTTGGCGTCAGTGGCGGCGCACCACGCAGCATCAGCTTCAGTGGGCCGTGGGCACAGTTCCGCCTGTTCGGGGCTGGACAGCTAACTGGCGTGGAAGAGGGGACATTCAGCGTGCGCTTTAACGTGGACGGTGGTGCTATGGTCTACCGGATACACGCTGATACCGAAGACAACCCGTTTAGTGGTGGGCTATTCAGCCAGTTCCGGCTACCGGATACGCTGTACTGA
- the tssA gene encoding type VI secretion system protein TssA, protein MVMDLRNPDTWISHLLETLPEDKLTSALKDDNPGWEYIDGEMLKLGSLAHSQLDIPEIQRRGLTLLASESKDFRLLAHLLRTLQHAGDLLLALRLLALYVERYWTVAAPRMAHKKRFAAQVIKRFETGIPGFAENATMTQRDALLGEMAKLAQSWQTQDAPDLAQATDDLFALCQRTFRDAAPALSSSPATSGSTPQTVATPARDVPHNITTVSAAPAPQVAVDSHDDTAWRDTLLKVADILCERQPESPLGYRLRRHALWHTITSTPPAESDGRTPLAAVSADMAADYQSRITGADIALWQQVEKSLLLAPYWLDGHYLSALTAQRLGYTSAADAIRDEVARFLTRLPQLATLLFNDRSPFMSEQTKQWLATSPGQQATPVIRADENAEAVRQCFSEQGLEATLQYLENLPEGEPRDQFHRQYLGAQLMEEAGMVKLAQQQYRMLFKAGLRMTLAEWEPSLLEQLENKFTAEQ, encoded by the coding sequence ATGGTAATGGACCTACGTAACCCGGATACCTGGATTTCGCACCTGCTGGAAACTCTGCCGGAAGACAAACTGACTTCCGCGCTGAAAGACGATAATCCCGGCTGGGAGTATATCGACGGCGAAATGCTGAAACTCGGCTCGCTGGCCCACAGCCAGCTTGATATTCCGGAGATACAGCGCCGGGGGCTGACGCTCCTGGCATCGGAGAGCAAGGATTTTCGCCTGCTGGCCCACCTGCTGCGCACCCTGCAACACGCTGGTGATCTGCTATTGGCGCTGCGTTTACTGGCGCTGTATGTGGAGCGTTACTGGACGGTAGCAGCCCCGCGAATGGCACATAAAAAGCGCTTTGCCGCCCAGGTGATAAAACGTTTTGAAACGGGTATCCCCGGTTTTGCAGAAAATGCCACCATGACGCAGCGCGACGCGTTGCTGGGGGAAATGGCAAAACTGGCGCAAAGCTGGCAGACGCAGGATGCCCCGGATCTGGCGCAGGCGACTGATGATTTGTTTGCTCTCTGCCAGCGTACATTTCGTGATGCCGCGCCTGCGTTGTCTTCCTCTCCGGCCACCTCCGGCAGCACACCGCAGACGGTCGCCACACCGGCCCGCGACGTGCCACACAATATCACCACCGTGTCTGCGGCTCCGGCTCCGCAGGTTGCAGTTGACAGCCACGACGATACGGCCTGGCGCGACACGTTGCTGAAAGTCGCCGATATTCTCTGTGAGCGCCAGCCGGAATCGCCGCTGGGTTACCGTCTGCGCCGCCACGCGCTGTGGCACACCATCACCAGCACCCCTCCGGCAGAGAGCGACGGTCGTACTCCGCTGGCGGCAGTTTCTGCTGACATGGCTGCTGACTACCAGTCCCGGATAACCGGCGCGGATATAGCACTGTGGCAGCAGGTGGAAAAAAGCCTGCTGCTGGCACCGTACTGGCTTGATGGTCATTATCTTTCCGCACTGACCGCACAGCGCCTGGGTTATACCAGTGCGGCAGACGCCATCCGGGATGAAGTTGCCCGCTTTCTTACCCGTCTGCCGCAACTTGCCACCCTGCTGTTTAACGATCGCTCGCCGTTTATGAGCGAACAGACAAAACAGTGGCTGGCGACATCACCGGGCCAGCAGGCGACCCCTGTGATCCGGGCCGATGAAAATGCAGAGGCTGTCCGGCAGTGTTTCAGCGAGCAGGGACTGGAGGCTACCTTGCAATACCTGGAAAACCTGCCGGAAGGCGAGCCCCGCGATCAGTTTCACCGACAGTATCTTGGCGCGCAGCTGATGGAGGAAGCCGGGATGGTAAAGCTTGCACAGCAACAGTACAGGATGTTGTTCAAAGCAGGTCTGCGAATGACGCTGGCTGAATGGGAGCCATCCCTGCTGGAGCAACTGGAAAACAAATTCACGGCAGAACAGTAA
- the vasI gene encoding type VI secretion system-associated protein VasI: MSRMRILLAGLLLPGLFASAVQAEAPAEPAASGAVLPGIVIPQTNAQATVTTTVTAMMACRREPAALERLDCYDRILAPEQPGFDGALVRAHYEGEAWKRAFSQEKQRTDNSTTLMMTQSDTERPTVIITTPAIGNVPPRPVLMFSCVDNITRMQVALTHAMTPNDIAVTLTTNAGRFQSRWFIRENGYLLEASRGLSGIDEIKQLFGAKTLTIDTGTDSAAGKLTFNIDGLAKTIAPLRAACHWAGE; the protein is encoded by the coding sequence ATGAGCAGAATGCGGATACTGCTGGCCGGTCTGTTGTTACCGGGGCTGTTCGCCAGCGCCGTACAGGCAGAAGCGCCTGCTGAACCGGCGGCATCCGGCGCTGTGCTGCCGGGCATTGTCATACCACAGACAAATGCCCAGGCAACGGTAACGACGACGGTAACGGCCATGATGGCCTGTCGTCGTGAGCCTGCGGCGCTGGAGCGGCTGGACTGCTACGACCGCATTCTTGCGCCGGAACAGCCTGGTTTCGACGGTGCACTGGTCAGGGCACATTACGAAGGCGAGGCCTGGAAACGGGCCTTCAGCCAGGAAAAACAGCGTACCGACAACTCCACCACGCTGATGATGACGCAGAGCGACACAGAGCGGCCAACCGTGATTATTACCACCCCGGCTATCGGCAACGTGCCGCCACGCCCGGTGCTGATGTTCAGTTGCGTGGACAACATCACCCGGATGCAGGTGGCGCTGACTCACGCCATGACGCCCAACGACATCGCCGTGACGCTGACCACCAACGCCGGGCGTTTTCAGTCGCGCTGGTTTATCCGCGAAAACGGCTATCTGCTGGAGGCCAGCCGGGGCTTATCCGGCATTGATGAGATTAAACAGCTTTTCGGCGCAAAAACGCTGACTATCGATACCGGTACGGACAGCGCCGCCGGGAAACTGACGTTTAACATTGACGGGCTGGCAAAAACTATCGCGCCGCTGCGCGCTGCCTGTCACTGGGCGGGGGAATAA
- the tssH gene encoding type VI secretion system ATPase TssH, whose amino-acid sequence MIQINLASLVKHLNPFSRQALEAAAAECMSQQATEITVAHVLLQMLAAVRSDVRVVAERADIDISELRRALTVENYATARTTDSYPAFSPMLVEWLKESWLLASAEMQQTELRGGVLLLALLHSPLRYVPSAAARLLTGINRDQLQQDFAAWTKESAESVALNADGQAMSVTADTGDSLLGRYTKNMTDDARQGRLDPVLCRDNEIDLMIDILCRRRKNNPVVVGEAGVGKSALIEGLALRIVDGRVPDKLRDTDIMTLDLGALQAGASVKGEFEKRFKGLMAEVIQSPKPVILFIDEAHTLIGAGNQQGGLDISNLLKPALARGELKTIAATTWSEYKKYFEKDAALSRRFQLVKVSEPTAAEATIILRGLSAVYEQSHGVLIDDEALQAAAMLSERYLSGRQLPDKAIDVLDTACARVAINLSSPPKQISALTTLRHQCEAEMRQLEREIRIGLRSDTSRLTEVIVQYDETLTELDELEAAWHLQQGLVQEIIALRKGLLDETAAPDTETAGDDAVAADELVAETTDDNTVVVDEPVTGQQEPDILPAERLAQLTAELDALHNTQLLVSPHVDKKQIAAVIAEWTGVPLNRLSQNEMSVITDLPQWLGDTIKGQDLAIKHLHKHLLTARADLRRPGRPLGAFLLAGPSGVGKTETVLQLAELLYGGRQYLTTINMSEFQEKHTVSRLIGSPPGYVGYGEGGVLTEAIRQKPYSVVLLDEVEKAHPDVLNLFYQAFDKGEMADGEGRLIDCKNIVFFLTSNLGYQVIVDHADNPEAMQEALYPVLADFFKPALLARMEVVPYLPLSRETLSVIIAGKLARLDNVLRTRFGAEVVIEPEVTDEIMQRVTRAENGARMLESVIDGEMLPPLSLLLLQKMAANTAIARIVLGVADGAFIADVEDAPEDSADADTLPEPETEDTAVL is encoded by the coding sequence ATGATCCAGATTAATCTGGCCTCTCTGGTAAAGCATCTGAACCCGTTTTCCCGGCAGGCACTGGAAGCTGCCGCAGCAGAATGTATGAGCCAGCAGGCAACGGAAATTACCGTGGCGCATGTGCTGTTGCAGATGCTGGCAGCGGTACGCAGCGACGTAAGAGTGGTTGCGGAGCGGGCGGACATTGACATCAGTGAGCTTCGCCGGGCGCTGACGGTGGAAAATTATGCCACGGCGCGAACGACTGACAGCTATCCGGCATTTTCGCCGATGCTGGTCGAGTGGCTGAAAGAGAGCTGGCTGCTGGCCTCTGCTGAGATGCAGCAGACGGAGTTGCGTGGCGGCGTATTGCTGCTCGCCCTGCTGCATTCGCCGCTGCGCTACGTCCCGTCTGCCGCCGCCAGGCTGCTGACCGGTATTAACCGCGACCAGTTACAGCAGGATTTTGCCGCGTGGACGAAAGAGTCCGCCGAATCCGTGGCGCTGAATGCGGACGGACAGGCTATGAGCGTCACAGCCGATACCGGCGACAGCCTGCTTGGCCGCTATACCAAAAACATGACCGACGATGCCCGTCAGGGGCGGCTCGATCCGGTGCTGTGTCGCGATAACGAAATTGACCTGATGATCGACATTCTCTGCCGCCGCCGCAAGAATAACCCGGTGGTGGTAGGTGAGGCAGGCGTCGGTAAAAGCGCGCTGATTGAAGGGCTGGCGCTGCGCATCGTGGATGGCCGGGTGCCGGACAAGCTGCGCGACACCGATATTATGACGCTGGATCTTGGCGCGTTGCAGGCGGGCGCATCGGTCAAGGGCGAGTTTGAAAAGCGCTTCAAGGGGCTGATGGCGGAAGTGATCCAGTCACCGAAGCCGGTTATCCTGTTTATCGATGAGGCGCATACGCTGATTGGCGCGGGCAACCAGCAGGGTGGGCTGGATATCTCCAACCTGCTGAAACCGGCGCTGGCGCGCGGCGAACTGAAAACCATCGCCGCCACCACCTGGAGCGAGTACAAAAAATACTTTGAGAAAGACGCCGCCCTGTCGCGCCGCTTCCAGTTGGTGAAGGTCAGCGAACCCACGGCGGCGGAAGCCACCATTATTCTGCGCGGCCTGTCGGCGGTATATGAGCAATCCCACGGTGTGCTGATTGACGATGAGGCGTTACAGGCTGCCGCGATGTTAAGCGAGCGCTACCTCTCCGGCCGTCAGTTGCCGGACAAGGCCATCGACGTGCTGGATACCGCCTGCGCCCGCGTGGCGATCAACCTGTCATCACCGCCGAAGCAGATTTCGGCGCTGACCACCCTGCGCCACCAGTGCGAGGCGGAAATGCGTCAGCTTGAGCGCGAGATCCGCATCGGCCTGCGGTCTGACACCTCACGGCTGACGGAGGTGATTGTGCAGTATGACGAAACGCTGACCGAACTGGACGAACTGGAAGCGGCGTGGCACCTGCAGCAGGGGCTGGTACAGGAAATCATCGCGCTGCGTAAGGGGCTGCTGGACGAAACCGCCGCACCGGATACAGAAACTGCCGGTGATGATGCTGTCGCCGCGGATGAACTGGTGGCAGAGACCACCGACGATAACACCGTGGTTGTGGATGAGCCCGTCACTGGGCAGCAAGAGCCTGACATCCTTCCGGCAGAGCGCCTTGCACAGTTAACCGCCGAACTGGACGCCCTGCACAACACGCAGCTTCTGGTTTCCCCGCACGTCGATAAAAAGCAGATTGCCGCCGTCATCGCAGAATGGACCGGCGTGCCGCTTAACCGCCTGTCACAGAATGAAATGTCGGTCATTACCGATCTGCCGCAGTGGCTGGGCGACACCATTAAGGGCCAGGATCTGGCGATTAAACACCTGCATAAACACCTGCTGACCGCGCGCGCCGATCTGCGCCGTCCGGGGCGACCGCTCGGCGCGTTCCTGCTGGCCGGTCCCAGCGGCGTCGGCAAAACAGAAACCGTGCTGCAACTGGCGGAACTGCTCTATGGCGGACGCCAGTATCTCACCACCATCAACATGTCGGAGTTCCAGGAGAAACACACCGTTTCGCGCCTGATTGGCTCCCCGCCGGGCTATGTCGGCTACGGCGAGGGCGGTGTGCTGACTGAAGCCATCCGTCAGAAGCCCTACTCGGTGGTGCTGCTTGATGAAGTGGAAAAAGCCCATCCGGATGTGCTCAACCTGTTCTACCAGGCCTTTGATAAAGGTGAGATGGCTGACGGTGAAGGCCGCCTGATTGACTGCAAAAATATCGTCTTTTTCCTGACGTCCAACCTTGGTTATCAGGTGATTGTCGACCATGCGGATAACCCGGAAGCGATGCAGGAAGCGCTGTATCCGGTGCTGGCGGATTTCTTCAAGCCTGCGCTGCTGGCACGTATGGAAGTGGTGCCGTACCTGCCTCTGTCGCGTGAAACGCTTTCCGTGATTATCGCCGGGAAACTGGCACGGCTGGATAACGTGCTGCGTACCCGCTTCGGCGCAGAAGTGGTGATTGAGCCGGAAGTAACTGATGAAATCATGCAGCGCGTCACCCGTGCCGAAAACGGTGCACGTATGCTGGAATCGGTGATCGACGGCGAGATGCTGCCGCCGCTCTCCCTGCTGCTGTTGCAGAAAATGGCAGCGAACACCGCGATTGCCCGCATCGTGCTGGGCGTGGCCGATGGCGCGTTTATCGCTGACGTGGAGGACGCACCGGAGGACAGCGCAGACGCCGACACACTGCCGGAACCGGAAACAGAGGACACCGCTGTTTTATGA
- the icmH gene encoding type IVB secretion system protein IcmH/DotU, whose protein sequence is MAQDAGDDISARQYRLSLRGNSLNPMIDAATPLLGMVMRVAGMNSQTMPEHLFAQVVTDVQAVEQLLQEQGYEPGVIVSFRYVLCTFIDEAALGNGWSNKNEWIKQSLLVHFHNEAWGGEKVFILLERLIREPKRYQDLLEFLFLCFSLGFRGRYKVAAQDQGEFEQIYRRLHHVLHKLRGDAPFPLLHQDKKTQGGRYQLMKRLTIKHLLLGGVVVLALFYLFWMLRLDSQTQDILHQLNRLLAR, encoded by the coding sequence ATGGCACAGGATGCGGGTGACGACATCTCCGCCCGCCAGTACCGGTTGTCCCTGCGTGGCAACAGCCTGAACCCGATGATCGACGCCGCCACGCCATTGCTGGGCATGGTAATGCGCGTGGCCGGGATGAACAGTCAGACCATGCCGGAGCACCTCTTTGCCCAAGTGGTAACGGACGTTCAGGCTGTGGAGCAGTTGCTTCAGGAGCAGGGCTACGAACCGGGTGTGATTGTCTCGTTCCGTTATGTTCTCTGCACCTTTATTGATGAAGCCGCGCTGGGCAACGGCTGGTCGAACAAAAACGAATGGATCAAACAGTCGCTACTGGTTCATTTTCACAATGAAGCCTGGGGTGGCGAAAAGGTGTTTATTTTGCTTGAACGCCTGATCCGTGAGCCAAAGCGTTACCAGGATCTGCTTGAGTTTTTATTCCTTTGTTTTTCGCTGGGATTTCGCGGGCGCTACAAGGTGGCCGCGCAGGATCAGGGCGAATTTGAACAGATTTACCGCCGCCTGCACCACGTTCTGCACAAACTGCGTGGCGATGCGCCTTTTCCGCTACTGCATCAGGATAAAAAGACGCAGGGCGGGCGCTATCAGTTAATGAAGCGCCTGACCATTAAACATCTCCTCCTGGGTGGCGTGGTTGTGCTAGCGCTGTTTTATCTGTTCTGGATGCTGCGTCTGGACAGCCAGACGCAGGATATTCTGCATCAACTGAACCGGCTGCTCGCCAGGTAA
- the tssK gene encoding type VI secretion system baseplate subunit TssK has product MATMKNRVIWQEGLFALPQHFQQQQRNQEYLLNQRMSARDDFAWGFTSLSINTELLAQGKLMLDHATGCMPDGTVFSIPEQDQLPLPYQPLDLSRPGSNDIYLALPVISDITCEIEGRRSAGQGTERYRLTQADIRDLHSDDGDVQPIMLGQLAPKIVSGADDLSAMVTLPLCRILSQQSGGALVLDDSFIPTCQAIRVSPLLNGFAGDVQGLLSNRASELAKRIGSPEQSGIADVAEFMMLQVLNRSQMHFTHRTHLHTLHPETFYLDLVRLLGELMTFTEDSRLPCPVESYDHRNLTTSFNTVIPELRRALNTVLMPRAQNLPLVFSDGFYVATVNDPTLLRSGTFILAVRARMPHSQLIHQFTQQSKIAATNKIRDMVSVQVPGVPLTPRTAAPRQLPYHDGFVYFELDKGAAAWQDVVKAGALALHISGPFPDLGIQLWAIRG; this is encoded by the coding sequence ATGGCAACCATGAAAAACAGGGTGATCTGGCAGGAAGGTCTGTTTGCCCTGCCGCAGCACTTCCAGCAACAGCAGCGTAATCAGGAATATTTGCTGAACCAGCGTATGAGTGCGCGGGATGATTTTGCCTGGGGATTTACCTCGCTGTCGATCAATACAGAACTGCTGGCCCAAGGGAAACTGATGCTGGACCACGCGACGGGCTGTATGCCGGATGGCACGGTGTTCAGCATCCCGGAGCAGGATCAGCTCCCTTTGCCGTATCAGCCGCTCGATCTCTCCCGGCCCGGTAGCAACGACATTTACCTGGCGTTACCCGTTATCAGTGATATCACCTGTGAAATCGAAGGACGCCGGAGCGCAGGGCAGGGAACGGAGCGTTACCGCCTGACACAGGCCGATATCCGCGATTTACACTCCGATGACGGCGACGTGCAGCCCATCATGCTGGGGCAACTGGCACCGAAAATCGTCAGTGGTGCGGACGATCTCAGTGCGATGGTCACGCTGCCGCTGTGCCGTATCCTCAGCCAGCAGTCCGGTGGTGCTCTGGTGCTGGATGACAGCTTTATCCCGACCTGTCAGGCCATTCGTGTCAGCCCGCTGCTGAACGGATTTGCCGGGGATGTGCAGGGGCTTCTCAGCAATCGCGCCAGCGAACTGGCAAAGCGTATCGGTTCGCCGGAGCAGAGCGGTATTGCGGATGTGGCCGAGTTTATGATGTTGCAGGTGCTTAACCGCAGCCAGATGCACTTTACCCACCGTACTCATCTGCATACCCTGCACCCGGAAACGTTTTATCTGGATCTGGTCCGGTTGCTGGGGGAACTGATGACCTTTACGGAGGACAGCCGTCTGCCCTGTCCGGTGGAGTCTTACGACCACCGCAATCTTACGACGTCGTTTAATACCGTGATCCCGGAGTTGCGCCGGGCGCTCAACACCGTACTGATGCCGCGTGCGCAGAATCTGCCGCTTGTCTTCTCTGACGGGTTCTATGTCGCCACGGTTAACGATCCGACCCTGTTGCGTTCCGGCACCTTCATTCTGGCGGTGCGCGCACGGATGCCGCACAGCCAGCTTATCCACCAGTTTACCCAGCAGTCAAAAATCGCGGCCACCAACAAAATCCGCGATATGGTCAGCGTGCAGGTGCCGGGGGTTCCGCTGACGCCGCGAACCGCCGCTCCGCGCCAGCTACCGTACCATGATGGCTTTGTTTACTTCGAACTGGACAAAGGTGCTGCCGCCTGGCAGGACGTGGTGAAAGCCGGAGCGCTGGCGCTGCATATTTCCGGTCCCTTCCCGGATCTCGGTATACAACTGTGGGCGATAAGAGGTTAA